From the genome of Marinilabiliales bacterium:
GTGTTGCAATAACCAAGGTTTCACTGTTATCTTCTTTATCCCAGAAAGCAAAAATTCGATAGTGTAAATTTGAATATTTAGTACGTAACTCCCAGATATCCGTTTCCAATTTTTTGAAAAGTTCAGGATCATTCTCATACTTCGATTTGTCAATATTGTAAATGATCTTATCCTTAACTTTTTCATCCAAAGTATCAAAAAACTCCCACACTTCTTCAAGTA
Proteins encoded in this window:
- a CDS encoding type II toxin-antitoxin system RelE/ParE family toxin, yielding MWEFFDTLDEKVKDKIIYNIDKSKYENDPELFKKLETDIWELRTKYSNLHYRIFAFWDKEDNSETLVIATHGIIKKTHKVPKKEIEKARGIMRLYFEQKNKK